The Clostridium sp. DL-VIII DNA window GATGCTACACTTCATATTGAAATGAGTTAATGAAATATATATAAGTATTGAGGGAGGTTTTATTATGGAATTGATGAAAGAGAAAAAATTAGGATTTGGATGTATGCGTCTGCCTTTATTAAATAAAGAGGATCAGACTTCTTTTGATTATGAATTAATTAATAAGTTATTTGATACCTATTTGGAAAAGGGATTTACTTATTTTGATACTGCTTACACATATCATAGTTATCATTGTGAAAAAGCGATACGTAAAGCCTTAGTAGAGCGCCATCCTAGAGATTCGTTTCAATTAGCGACAAAATTACCACTTCGTGATTTCAAAGATAGTGAGGATATGGAACACATCTTTAATGAACAGCTAACTAACTGTGGTGTTGATTTTTTTGACTACTATTTGTTACACAATATGGGTTCTAATGTTTATGAGAAATGCTGTAAATATGGTGCTTTTGATTTTGTTCAGCGAAAGAAAGCTGAAGGTAAAATCAGAGTCGTTGGTATGTCTTTTCATGATATACCAGAATTACTAGAAGAGATTTTATCAAAGTATGGTGATGGAGTGGATTTCGTTCAACTTCAAATTAACTATGTTGACTGGGAGCAGCCAAATGTTCAATCCCGTCGTTGCTTAGAAATTGCTAATAAATATAATAAACCAGTAACTGTTATGGAACCTTGCAAAGGTGGAACTCTTGTAAATATACCAGAAGAAGCTGAAAAATTAATGAAAGACTATAATCCTACTTTTTCTACTGCAAGCTGGGCATTTCGCTACGCAGCCAGCCAAAAGGGAGTATTTCGAGTATTAAGTGGAATGAATAGTATGGAACAGGTAGAGGATAATGCTTCAGTTATGGGAGATTTCGTACCTTTAAATGAAGAAGAAAATACCATTATTAAAAGGGTTACTAGAATCATTAATGATAAAACAGCTGTGCAATGTACTGCCTGTGAGTATTGTACGCACGGATGTCCAAAGAACATTGCAATTCCAAAATATTTTGCCTTATACAACAGTATTATGCGTACTACTGGTAGTTTTTCAAGTCAAATGGTGTATTACAATAATATTGCTATCAATAATGGGAAAGCTAGTGAGTGCATTGATTGTAAACAATGTGAAAAAGCTTGTCCACAGCATTTGCCAATTACCACTCATTTAAAGGACGTGGTAGAAAAATTTGAGAAGAACAGCATTGTTCCCATCAGAAAATAATTATATAGAATTAGTATCCAGAAAAAGGAAGGAATTAAATAAGAAGAGAAATGGAAGTGTATAAAATGAGGATTAGTGATACAGCAGAAAAGAACCATGAAGCGTTATTTTCAAATCATAAATCAACTTTAAAAGTAACAGATCCAGAATTAATTGAAGTATTTGATAACTTTGCATTTGATGAAGTATTACAGTATGGTGAATTAGATACTAAGTTAAGAATGAAGGTTATTTTAGCAGCAATGATTGCTATGCAGACATTAAGTGAATATAAAGTAATGGCTGGAGCAGCTTTAAATGTAGGAGTTACACCAATAGAAATAAAAGAAATAGTATATCAATCTGTAGCATACTGTGGCATTGCAAAAGCTTTTGATTTTATTCATGCAACTAATGAAATACTTAGAAGCAGAGGTATTAAATTGCCATTAGAGAGTCAGTCAACTACTGATCCAGATAATAGAATGAAGGAAGGACTACAAATTCAAAAAGAAATAATTGGAGCAGAAGTTATTGATAAGATGTATGAGAACTCTCCAGAAAGTCAAATTCATATTCAGAAATACTTATCTGGAAACTGTTTTGGTGACTATTATACAAGAAAAGGGCTAGATGTTAAAACAAGAGAGTTACTAACATTTTCAATGCTGATTGCCATGGGAGGATGTGAGATGCAAGCAAAAGGACATATCATGGCGAATGTTCATGTAGGAAATGATAAACAACTTTTATTAATTGTTGTAACTAATTTATTGCCTTACATTGGTTATCCAAGAGCATTAAGTGCAATTAGTTATTTAAATGAGATGATTCCAGAAAGTAAATAGAAAATATATACGAATTTACTATTTTGAGAATATAGATAAACTTGATTAAAAAAGAGCATTGGATTGATTAAGGGCAGTATAAAAGATTGAAATATATTTTAAATAAAACTTTAACAAACCAACAATAGAAAGGAAGTTATGAAATGAACGACTTTATTTACGATATACCTGTAAAGGTATATTTCGGAAAAGATCAACTTGGAGGAAATTTAGGAGAAGAGTTAAAAAAGTATGGCACACGCGTGTTGCTTACTTATGGAGGAGGATCAATTAAAAAAATAGGATTATATGACAAGATTGCAGCAGAAATTAAAAATGCAGGACTTGAATTATTTGAATTCTCAGGTATTGAACCAAATCCACGTGTTACATCTGTTAATAAAGGTGCAGAAATCTGCAAGAAGGAAAAAATTGATGTATTACTAGCTGTAGGTGGTGGTTCTACAATAGATGCTACTAAGTTTATTGGTGCAGCTACATTTTACGATGGTGATTCATGGGATATTCTTACTAATAAAGCACCTGTTACGAATTGTCTTCCTATAGTTACAGTGCTGACACTGGCTGCGACTGGTTCAGAAATGGATGCAGGTGGTGTTATCAGTAATTTGGAAACAAAAGATAAGATTGGTTACATTCATCCTATGCTACTTCCAAAAGTGTCTTTCCTTGATCCAACTAATACTTACACAGTTAGTCCATATCAGACTGCATGTGGTGCAGCAGATATTATGTCTCACATTATGGAAGTGTATTTTAATATGAATCAAGATTTATATATGTTAGATAGCGTTGCAGAAGGGCTTATGAAAACCGTCATTAAATATGCTCCAATTGCAATGAAAGAACCGGAAAATTATGAAGCTCGTGCAAATTTGATGTGGGCATCATCGTGGGCTATCAATGGTTTTATAAACGGAGGCAAAAGGCAGGCATGGAGCTGTCATCCAATGGAACATGAAGTGTCTGCAATCTATGACATCACTCATGGTTTAGGGCTTTCTATACTTACACCACGTTGGATGGAATATACATTAGATGAAACAACAGTATCAAAATTTTATCAATTTGGATGTAATGTATTCGGCATTAATAAGGATATGGAACCTATGGCAGTTGCAAAGAAAAGTATTGATATGTTATCTGACTTCTTCTTTAAAACATTAGATTTAAAGAGTACTTTTACAGAATTAGATATTGATGCTGTAAACTTTAGCGTAATGGCAAGGAAAGCCTGTGCAGGTGGTGTTCTGCCAGGATTTAAACCGCTTAATGAACAGGATATTGAAAAAATCTTTAAGATGTGCTTGTAATAATTGATTGACTGATCTTAATGCACTTGAATCAAAACTGGTGCATTATTGTTAGGAAGAAATGTTATTAATTAATCTATAAAGTTTTAATAAGTATTTGTAATTTAAAAATTAAGGAGATAGAACAATGAATAATTCAAATAATTTAAATAATAGTGTAATTTTCTCAAAAGGTGAGAAAGCTTCAGAGGCATTTGCAAAATATTTTATAGGTACGAGTTACCTTAATATGTTAGTACCATTCGATAGTCCATTAAAATGTCCAATTGGGAATGTAACTTTTGAACCAGGGTGCCGTAATAACTGGCATAAGCATCCTGGGGGACAAATTCTTTTAGTTACTGGAGGAAGAGGATGGTATCAAGAAGAAGGAAAAGATGCAAGAGAACTTCATCCAGGAGATGTAGTAGAAATACTTCCAAACGTAAAACACTGGCATGGTGCTGCAGGTGACAGTTGGTTTGTTCATCTTGCAATTGAAGGAGATATGTCGAAGGGGCCAGCAGAATGGTTAGAGCCGGTAACAGATGAGTATTACAATAAATTTAAATAAGACATTGGTATTCAGATAAATAAAATGATTAGTATTGTCTAATGTGACATCAGTAGAGAAAATATAGAAAATTAGAGAGGAATGGTAAAATGAAAAATTCAAAAAGTCTTATTGCTTATTTTTCACGAAAAGGAAATAATTATGCGAGAGGCAAGATTGTAAACCTTAAAATCGGAAATACAAAAGTATTAGCAAATAAAATACATGAATTAACAGGAGGTGATATGTTTGAGATAAAAACAGTAAAATCCTATCCAGAAGATTATACAGAAACAACAAATGTAGCAAAGAAAGAACTAAGGGAAAATACCAGACCTGAAATTACACAAAAAGTAGATAATATGGATTCTTATGATGTAATTTATTTAGGATATCCCAATTGGTGGGGAACAATGCCTATGGCGGTATTTACGCTTTTAGAGTCATATGACTTTTCAGGAAAGACCATTGTTCCATATTGCACCCATGAAGGTAGTGGAATGGGAAACAGTGAACGTGATATTAAGAAACTTTGCCCAAATAGCAATGTTTTATCAGGTTTGGCGATCAGAGGCAGTAGCTCTGACAAAGCGGGCAAAGATCTTGAAAAATGGTTGAAAAAACTTGATTTAATACCATAAGGTTTTCTTCTTTAACTATTCATGAAGGATGAAAAGAAGTAGATTTTTTATGTCTAAACATTATATTCGTAGATAAGAAAATTAATGGAAATTAGGCTATGAAATTGAAATATGAAAATATGAAGACACAAGAAGGATAAAATATGGGGAATAAAATTTTGAAACAAAAATCTTTAACTGAAAAAAGATTATTTACGAATATGAATTTATTTAAATTATTCATACCTCTTATAATAGAACAGTTTTTAGAATATTTGGTGGGACTTGCAGATTCAATTATGGTATCATCAGTTGGGGAATCTGCTGTGTCTGGTGTATCCTTAGTTGATTTTGTAATGGCGTTATTAATAAGCGTATTTGCAGCACTAGCTACTGGAGGTACTGTAATTGCAGGACAATATCTAGGAAAAAAGCAGTTGAAAGAATCAAGAGAAGCAGCTAATCAATTAGTATGGTTTGCTGCTGTATTTTCAATTAGCATAATGCTTATTATTTATCTGATAAAACCACTTATTTTAAATGGTCTTTTTGGAACGATAACAGAGGAAGTTCGTAATGATGCAAATATATATTTGATGATTACAACAATATCCATTCCGTTTCTTGCATTATATAATGTTGGAGCGGCAATCTTCCGTACCATGGGTAATGCAAAGTTGCCTATGAAGATAATGTTTGTTATGAATGTAGCACATGCAATAGGAAATGCAGTACTAATTTATGGATTTCACTTTGGAATTGAAGGAGTTGCGGTGCCAACTACAATAGCACGTGTTGCAGCTGGGGTTATTGTTATAATATTAGCTTTTAATAAAAGGCAACCAATATATTTAAAGAGAAGTTTAAAGCATAAATTTAATTGGCCAATGCTCAGAAGAATATTAGGCATTGGTATTCCATATGGATTAGAAAATGGTTTGTTTTATTTTGGAAGAATTGTAGTGTTAAGTTTAGTAGCTACTTTTGGAACAGCTTCAATAGCTGCAAACGCAGTTTCAGGGACTATTGTTATGTTTCAAGTACTTCCTGGTATGGCAATTGGGCTTGGATTAACTGTAATCATATCCAGATGCATAGGTGCTGGTGAGTATGAACAAGCTAAATATTACACTAGAAAAATAATTGGTATTGTATATATGGCTCATATAATAAGCTGCACAGTAGTACTTGCATTGCTTCCAAGTATATTAAGAGTTTATGGCTTATCCGAAGCAGCGACAGCTTTGACTACACAAACTGTTTGGAGTCACGGAATAGTTATGGTATTAATTTGGCCACTTGCATATACTTTACCTGTAACATTTCGTGCAGCAGGAGATGCGAAATTTCCTATGATCGTTGGAATTCTATCTATGTTTTTTTGCCGTATTGCATTAGCTTATATAGTATGTATGCATTTCAATATGGGGATGTTTGGCACATGGGTGGCTATGTTTATTGATTGGATTGTTAAAGCACTAATTTTTATATACCGTTACTTAAGTGGAAGATGGACGAAATTCCATGCAATTTAATAGACAAAAGATAGAAAATATTGACTTGGACTGAACTTCAAGTGTTATATTGTCAGAAGGAGGTGAGATCATATGACAATTGCAGAAGTAAGTAAAAAATTTGATCTTTCACAAGATACACTTCGTTATTATGAACGTATAGGATTAATACCTGGAGTAGACAGAAATAAGAGTGGAAATAGAGATTATACAGAAGAGGACTGCAAGTGGGTAGAATTTATAAAGTGTATGAGAGGAGCGGGGCTTCCAATAGAAATATTAATTGAGTATGTTACTTTGTTTCAGCAGGGCGATGAAACTATTGAAACTAGAAAAGAGCTATTAAGTGAGCAACGTAGACAACTGACAGAAAAAATAGATGACATGAAAAAAACATTGGATCGTCTTAATTATAAAATAGAAAGATATGACAAAGCGTTAGTTCCGAAGGAAAATGAATTAAAAAAATAAATGTTTAATTTTATGTATTACAAATAAAAAATTATTAAATAAATTCTCTTTGCACTTATTTAGAAACAAAAAAGTGTAAAGAGTTTTTGGAATATAAAACATATTGTATTTGAATTAACTTAAAGTGATATGTTGGTTATGAGGTGAGTAATATGGAATATCGAATTTTAGGAAGAACAGGAATTAAAGTAAGTAATATCGGCATTGGTGGAGAGGGATTTGAAAATAAAAGTTATGAAGATTGTGAAACAATTATTAATTGTGCAATCAATAAGGGAATTAACTTTATTGATATATATAATTCAAATCCGAAAGTTAGAAGTAATGTTGGAAAAGCATTAAGTAAATATCCTAGAGATAGTTTTGTTATTGAAGGACATTTATGTTCTATGTGGGATAGAGGACAATATAGACGTACTAGAAATATTAATGAAGTTGTTACTGCATATGAAGACTTTTTAAATAGAATGAAATTAGACTATGTGGATGTAGGAATGATTCATTATGTTGATGATCAGAAAGATTTTAATAGTATTTTTAATGGAGAAATAATTGAATATGCAAAACAATTAAAAGAAAAAGGAGTTCTTAAGTCGATAGGAATATCAACTCATAATCCAGATATTGCTTTTAGGGCTGTTGAAACGGGGATAATTGATGTGATTTTATTTAGCATTAATGCTGCTTATGATATGTTACCGGCCAGTGAGGATGTAAATATACTATTTGAAGAAAATACTTTTAAAGATAGAGCCTATGAGGGAATTGATCCAAAACGTGATAAGTTATATCAAATTTGTGAAAATGCAGGAGTTGCTTTAACTGTTATGAAAGGATATGCTGCTGGAGTGCTATTAAGTGATAAAGAATCTCCTTTTGAAAAAGCACTGACTCCAGTGCAATGCTTACATTACTGCCTGACAAGGCCAGCAGTTGCTTCTGTAATGGTTGGAGTATCTGATACCAATCAAATATTAGCAGCAGCAGCATATAGTTCCGCAAGTAATGAAGAAAAGGATTATAGCGAAGTTCTTGCAAATGCTCCAAGAAGTTCATTTAGCGGGCATTGTATGTATTGTGGTCATTGTGCTCCATGTTCAAAAAAAATAGATATTGCATCGATAAATAGATATTTAGATTTAGCATTAATTCAAGAAAGTGTTCCAGAGACGTTAAAGAATCATTATGACTTATTAGAATACCATGCAAGTGAATGCATAGAATGCGGTTTATGTGTGAAAAATTGCCCGTTTGGTGTAGATATTATTAATAAAATGAAACAGGCAGTTAAATTATTTAAAAACTGAACATCTGTATAAATAGTTAAAAAAGTGTATTAACGTTTCTCTAGTTATTGATATGGAGTGTAGAAACACGTTAAATATAGTAGATTAAATATTATAATATTGCAACTTAATATTTATAACTATGTGTAAGAAGCCAAATTTTCATACTGAGAATTTGGCTTTTTACTATAGTTTAACATATATAATTAATTAATTTATAACTATGTTATAGCAAAGATGGATATTAAATTTTGAACTCAATTAAATTAATTACTGTGAAAGAGGAAGAAAAAATGGTATTAGGTTTTTTTCAAAATGCATGCATTTTAATTGCATTTTTAAGTATAATTCAACATTTTTCTAGAGATAAAAATATTTTTGAAAGTTTGTCATTGAATAGAAAAATTATTTTTGGATTTTGCAATGGTATACTAGGTATAATATTAATGATAAGTAGTGTACAAATTACGAATGATGTAATTATTGATTTTCGGTATATACCAATTTTATTAATGGCCTTTTATTGTGGGATTTTACCTTCAATTATTGCTTCTCTTGTGATAGGAGTTTTTAGATTTTTATTTCTAGGAATCTCAAGTGTATCAATAATTGGGCTAATAGATGCATTACTAATAGGAATTGGATTTGGATTTATTGCTTCATTAAAGTTATCAAAAAAAATTAAATATGCTTATTCTATGTTTTTTTTAAGCATGGTATCAATAATTTCCTCATTTATAGCACTAAAAAATGTAATATTAATTTTCCGATCATTGATAATATTCATATTGGGATATGTAATAGTTTCTTATCTTTCAATTAAATATACGGATTATATAATCGAAACAATTGAGGTTTACCAAAGATTAAAAAAAGAAGCAACAAAAGATTATTTAACTGGATTAAATAATGTAAGGCAATTTGACGATAGTTTTA harbors:
- a CDS encoding aldo/keto reductase; translation: MELMKEKKLGFGCMRLPLLNKEDQTSFDYELINKLFDTYLEKGFTYFDTAYTYHSYHCEKAIRKALVERHPRDSFQLATKLPLRDFKDSEDMEHIFNEQLTNCGVDFFDYYLLHNMGSNVYEKCCKYGAFDFVQRKKAEGKIRVVGMSFHDIPELLEEILSKYGDGVDFVQLQINYVDWEQPNVQSRRCLEIANKYNKPVTVMEPCKGGTLVNIPEEAEKLMKDYNPTFSTASWAFRYAASQKGVFRVLSGMNSMEQVEDNASVMGDFVPLNEEENTIIKRVTRIINDKTAVQCTACEYCTHGCPKNIAIPKYFALYNSIMRTTGSFSSQMVYYNNIAINNGKASECIDCKQCEKACPQHLPITTHLKDVVEKFEKNSIVPIRK
- a CDS encoding carboxymuconolactone decarboxylase family protein — its product is MRISDTAEKNHEALFSNHKSTLKVTDPELIEVFDNFAFDEVLQYGELDTKLRMKVILAAMIAMQTLSEYKVMAGAALNVGVTPIEIKEIVYQSVAYCGIAKAFDFIHATNEILRSRGIKLPLESQSTTDPDNRMKEGLQIQKEIIGAEVIDKMYENSPESQIHIQKYLSGNCFGDYYTRKGLDVKTRELLTFSMLIAMGGCEMQAKGHIMANVHVGNDKQLLLIVVTNLLPYIGYPRALSAISYLNEMIPESK
- a CDS encoding iron-containing alcohol dehydrogenase, producing MNDFIYDIPVKVYFGKDQLGGNLGEELKKYGTRVLLTYGGGSIKKIGLYDKIAAEIKNAGLELFEFSGIEPNPRVTSVNKGAEICKKEKIDVLLAVGGGSTIDATKFIGAATFYDGDSWDILTNKAPVTNCLPIVTVLTLAATGSEMDAGGVISNLETKDKIGYIHPMLLPKVSFLDPTNTYTVSPYQTACGAADIMSHIMEVYFNMNQDLYMLDSVAEGLMKTVIKYAPIAMKEPENYEARANLMWASSWAINGFINGGKRQAWSCHPMEHEVSAIYDITHGLGLSILTPRWMEYTLDETTVSKFYQFGCNVFGINKDMEPMAVAKKSIDMLSDFFFKTLDLKSTFTELDIDAVNFSVMARKACAGGVLPGFKPLNEQDIEKIFKMCL
- a CDS encoding cupin domain-containing protein codes for the protein MNNSNNLNNSVIFSKGEKASEAFAKYFIGTSYLNMLVPFDSPLKCPIGNVTFEPGCRNNWHKHPGGQILLVTGGRGWYQEEGKDARELHPGDVVEILPNVKHWHGAAGDSWFVHLAIEGDMSKGPAEWLEPVTDEYYNKFK
- a CDS encoding flavodoxin, with protein sequence MKNSKSLIAYFSRKGNNYARGKIVNLKIGNTKVLANKIHELTGGDMFEIKTVKSYPEDYTETTNVAKKELRENTRPEITQKVDNMDSYDVIYLGYPNWWGTMPMAVFTLLESYDFSGKTIVPYCTHEGSGMGNSERDIKKLCPNSNVLSGLAIRGSSSDKAGKDLEKWLKKLDLIP
- a CDS encoding MATE family efflux transporter translates to MGNKILKQKSLTEKRLFTNMNLFKLFIPLIIEQFLEYLVGLADSIMVSSVGESAVSGVSLVDFVMALLISVFAALATGGTVIAGQYLGKKQLKESREAANQLVWFAAVFSISIMLIIYLIKPLILNGLFGTITEEVRNDANIYLMITTISIPFLALYNVGAAIFRTMGNAKLPMKIMFVMNVAHAIGNAVLIYGFHFGIEGVAVPTTIARVAAGVIVIILAFNKRQPIYLKRSLKHKFNWPMLRRILGIGIPYGLENGLFYFGRIVVLSLVATFGTASIAANAVSGTIVMFQVLPGMAIGLGLTVIISRCIGAGEYEQAKYYTRKIIGIVYMAHIISCTVVLALLPSILRVYGLSEAATALTTQTVWSHGIVMVLIWPLAYTLPVTFRAAGDAKFPMIVGILSMFFCRIALAYIVCMHFNMGMFGTWVAMFIDWIVKALIFIYRYLSGRWTKFHAI
- a CDS encoding MerR family transcriptional regulator, with translation MTIAEVSKKFDLSQDTLRYYERIGLIPGVDRNKSGNRDYTEEDCKWVEFIKCMRGAGLPIEILIEYVTLFQQGDETIETRKELLSEQRRQLTEKIDDMKKTLDRLNYKIERYDKALVPKENELKK
- a CDS encoding aldo/keto reductase; this encodes MEYRILGRTGIKVSNIGIGGEGFENKSYEDCETIINCAINKGINFIDIYNSNPKVRSNVGKALSKYPRDSFVIEGHLCSMWDRGQYRRTRNINEVVTAYEDFLNRMKLDYVDVGMIHYVDDQKDFNSIFNGEIIEYAKQLKEKGVLKSIGISTHNPDIAFRAVETGIIDVILFSINAAYDMLPASEDVNILFEENTFKDRAYEGIDPKRDKLYQICENAGVALTVMKGYAAGVLLSDKESPFEKALTPVQCLHYCLTRPAVASVMVGVSDTNQILAAAAYSSASNEEKDYSEVLANAPRSSFSGHCMYCGHCAPCSKKIDIASINRYLDLALIQESVPETLKNHYDLLEYHASECIECGLCVKNCPFGVDIINKMKQAVKLFKN
- a CDS encoding diguanylate cyclase yields the protein MKEEEKMVLGFFQNACILIAFLSIIQHFSRDKNIFESLSLNRKIIFGFCNGILGIILMISSVQITNDVIIDFRYIPILLMAFYCGILPSIIASLVIGVFRFLFLGISSVSIIGLIDALLIGIGFGFIASLKLSKKIKYAYSMFFLSMVSIISSFIALKNVILIFRSLIIFILGYVIVSYLSIKYTDYIIETIEVYQRLKKEATKDYLTGLNNVRQFDDSFNSFSRLAIRKNEELSMLIIDIDFFKRINDTYGHGAGNIILKDLAKIFLDTCRTYDVVSRMGGEEFSIMLLDCSKSKAFKIAERLRQNVENNNFYISDSEVIKVTISIGISSYPELTNQIENLPKNADSALYKAKNSGRNKVVLFNDSKT